Part of the Brevinematia bacterium genome, GATTTTTGGGAAGTTGTGTTGAAAAATGTTGATAGGGAAATGGAGTTTAAGGTGGAGTATGAAGTAGGTCAAGAAAGGTTTATTAAGTTTGTTAAGTCTCAGAGATTTGAGGTAAAAGATTTTGTGGTATTCTCATTATTTTGGCAGGTTTCTGGAATATTATTGTTGCTCCTAGGGGTTATAATATACCTTGGCAATAGGAGTAAAAAGGGGGAAATGTGGCTTATAGCTAATATCCTGACGGGTGTTAACTTCTTAACGACTCCTGCAAGTTCACTACTTGCGGATATTTTTGTAGTGACATTTGTTGAAAGAGTAACATTTTCGCTGTTTCCTCTAAGCATGGTCTGGTTGTTTCTTAATTTCCCACTGCTTAAATTCAGGAAGCAGGTTAGGGTAATAATAATCTCGGTGATGGGAGGTATAGGGCTGTCAGCTCTTGCTATTTCAATGGTAGGTTACACTGAAGTTCGGGAAGTAGCAATACTTCAGGAAGCATACTATGTCTATCCGGGGTTAGGGGGGTTATTTGCTACATTTTCTTCTATTTATGACTTCGTTAGAGCTAAGAGGCATAGACTATATCAGTTAGCTAGAGTTCTATCTCTATTGTCTGTAGGAGCGTTAATGTTTATACTGTTGCCTTCATTTTTGGCAATATTCACTACTTTGATTGGTATACCTTCATATTACATACCTTTTCTTATCGTTGGCTATCCTATACTGGTAATATCAACCTTGATGACCAACTCGTTGCAGTTTGTGCGAAGAATATCTGTAGATCTTTCTGTCATTCTTGCAATATCTCTAGCTTTTGCTGGACTGTATGCTGTGCTGTTTGAGGTGGCAAAGGGGATTCCAAAAGTTACCCTATTCCTGATACTCTCTGCAACTTTTATCTTGGTGTCTATACCTCTATTCTTGTTTGCGAAAGCGAGGCTTAAAATTAGAACGGTTTATTTTAATAGAGAATTGATATCAAACATTTTTGAGAAGTTTAAGAGAGTGGATAGCATTAGCAAGTTTCTGCTGTTTGTTAACAGAGAGTTAGGTAGAATGCTGGGATTTTCATTCTCAAGGTTTATCTCCTATAAGTTGCTTCCCCCGGATGTGCGCAAGACTCTGTTTTTGTCAAGGGAATATATTATACCTAGTGAGGAAGTAGAAGAATACTACAAGGAGGGAAAAAATAGATCCTCTCAGAGTGTAATTGGAGGCTCAAGGTATGTAATGGTGGTTAAGAGTGGTAGTAAATTTTTCGGGATAGTGATACTTGGGAAGATGGTGATGGGGGACGTTTTAACTGCTAGTGAAGTAAGAACCATAAACTTGGTAGCACAACTTCTAGGAAGTTACTTGAATTCCCTGACGGGGGTATCTCTGTGGAAAAGAAGTGGTGAAATCTTAAAACAGAAGTCCCGGGGTATCAGTAACATTCTTGTAAGGTCAGTTTTAACTCCGGTCAGTGTAAACAAGGAATTATTTTCAATAAGAACCATCATCAGTGATTCTCTTGACAGACCTACTGTATGCAAAGTAAAAGACATGGGGCAATGCGTATTTTTCTGTATAGTATGGATAGTGCCAGAGTCGGTGCATACTCTAGTACTTGCATCTATCATCAAGGGAGTAGTAGAGGAATATTTCCATAGAGGCAGGATAAATATCCATAGGCTTCCTAGGGAGATAAGGAATATAGTGTCCGTTGTGAGTCCAATAGAAGTTGATACTAACATATTATGTGGGGTGGTGAGAAATGATAGAATGAGTATGGATGTGGTGAATGATGGAAAGACTTCCATAATTTTGGTTACGAAAAAAAATGCAATGATTCCTATGCCTTTACACAAGAGGTATTTCAATTTCTCAAAGATAAAGGAGGAGGATAGATTCTTTTTCATATCTGGGGATGAGATCTCTTCACAGATTCAGGAAATAAAGGAGTTGGATATAGCTAAGCTGAACCCTGACAAGTTTTTATATGATCTTCCTGATAAAGTGATACTAGAGGTTAGCTTTCATAATAAAGGTAGTCAATGAATTTCTTTATTCCGTCAAGTGGCCCTACAATTATTATTGACATATTCTCAGTTAAAACCGTGTGAGCTTTAACATCAATTTTCTCCTCAAAACCTTTCAAAACACCTTTCTCTAGAAGAACGTAATCTTTCCTAAAGGCAACTATTATGCTTATGTTGAATTTGTTTCTAAGGTCAAGTTCACTAACTTTCTTATTGCATATTTTTGAGTCTGGAGGAATATTGACTCTAGCAACGAAATAGTCTTCAACGAATGGTAGGACGTTCTCTACAGGTCCAGATTTTAAAAGGATTTCACCTACAGTCTTGAAAGCAGTGTCATAAGAAGGAACTGTAAAATTTATGCCAAGCTTATTGAAGATGCTTTCGTATTTTCTGTTGGGGAGGATTGCTAGAACATCTGCTCCGAGTTGGGCTAGGAGAGAGGATATGTTTATCATCTCTAGGATTTTCTCTTCCCTAAGGGCGATTATGCACTTATCAAAAGAATCCACCTCTTTTTCTCTGAAGAAGTTTTCATCCAATTTTGAGTAGTCCTCAACCTTTTCATAGCTTTCGGTTAACGAAGGGTGAGGTTCGGAAGAAACAAGGTAAACATCAACATTGTTCTTGATGAACTCCTCCACTATGATATCAACTATGTCTCCTTCGCCGATCAGAAACACTTTCATAACCGGAGGAAATTATAAATGCTTTTAGGATGTTTTATCACTAATCTGTAAGGTTCCAAAGTTTATATCAGATTGCTACTCTTATGATCCACGACAGAACTGAGTAAATGCTTTTAGGTATAGTTTTTTATTTCTCTCGCAGTCCCTTTCGGGACTGGGTGAATATTTTTCTCAACAAGAATCTGAGGGACTTAGTGTGGATTGAGGTTTTGTGACGATGCTATTTTATCATCATGAGAATGTATGTTACTATATAGTCAATGATTACTATGGTTACTACTGAGGCAACGACGGACTTTGTAGTAAAAACTCCTACGCCTTTAGCTCCCCCCTCAGATCTCATTCCGTAGAAGCAACTGACTATTCCTATGAAGAAACCAAGAATTGAGCTTTTTATTATCATATCCAGTATATGTCTAGAGCGTAGGACGAATAGTGTTTTGTCTATGTAGGTAAAAACGCTTTGGTCCAGGTAGATCACTGCCATTACCATTCCTCCAAGCACACCTGAAACTACGGCAATGGACGAGATAAAAGGCATCATTATAACCATTCCTAGGACTTTAGGCACTACTAGAAACCTAATGGGAGAAATTGACATGATTTTCAGGGCATCTAGTTGTTCTGTTGCCTTCATTGTTGAAATTTGTGCGGTTATACCCGCTCCTACTCTACTTATCAATGCTACTGCTGTAAGCACAGGTCCAAACTCTTTTATCATAACAAGCATTATTCCAGAACCTATATACTGTGAAGTACCTTTGACGATGTTGTCCATGCTTTTACCAACATTCAATGTCATTATCATTCCCGTGAAGAATGATATCGTGACGACTATTGGTAGCGATTTATAGCCTATTTCTACTAATGCTTCAAGAAGTTCTTTTTTATAAAAGGGTTTTCTGAAAAAGTTTTTCAAAACGCTGTAGGAGAATATAGCAAGCTCCCCAACATACGCCAATGCTTCATAGAATGCTCTCCCCAATATTGCAAAAACATTCAATATATTACGCATTTTTGGATGCTACGTTGACATCGCCAAACATGATGTATGGAAGTATTGCATTGTGTTCTGCTTTCGTTTCTTTGGAAACCGAAATTACTGCTTTAAACAGGTCAAACACATTGCCGAAGATCATCACATCTTTGACTCTACCGAGAATTTTACCATTCTCAACCACTAATCCTGTTTCAACATTAACGGAGAATTCCCCAGCGTTAACATTGCTTTGTCCTCCTCCAAGAACATTGTATACGATAAGCCCCTTGTCAATTGAGGATATCATTTCTCTTAGGTTATTATCACCCTTGGGAACAATTATATTTGAAAACGAAGGTTTTGGTAAAGAGGAGTAAGTTCTAAATCCGTTTCCTGTTGAAACTTGGCCTTGTAGGTATGCTGTCCTAAGGTCGTTTACAAAGGATTTCAAAACTCCATTTGAGATAATTTCATTGTAGTTTGTTATTACTCCCTCGTCGTCAAAAGGTTGTGAGTTGATAGCCCAATCAAGGTGTGGAGAGTCTATCAGCGAAAACTTCTCGGAGAATATTTTCTCACCGATGCTATCTCTTACTGGAGAGATACCTCTGTAGACATTTTCACCATTTAGGGAGATACATAGAATGTTTATAAGTGTTTGTAGGGCATTAGGAGCAAAAATGACGGTATATTTCCCTGAGTTGATGCTTCCTCTGTCCTTGTTGGAAAAGACGAAAATATTCTGCAAGTAGGAAACCATGGAAGAGAAGTCAATATCATACCTGGTGGTATACTTGCTGTCATATAGCCATAGTAAGCTCTCATCATCGTTGACGTAAACTCCTGCTATCTCTATCCCCCATATGCTTTTGGAAAGCGTTAAATCTAAACCTGATGAATTTATTATTGTTTTCTTGATAAAAGATTTTTCTATGTTTAGGTTTACCTCAATATTAGGGTTTATCTCCTTAATAGTGCCTATTATCTCTTCTCCAAACTCTACTATATCTCTTTCATTGACATTCTCTAGAGAAGTGTCATAAACCTTGATGGGAAGAACATATGAAGGTTGCTTGGGGAATGTTATATCTAATTCCTCTCCGTATTTGCTTACGTCAATTGCTTTTTCAAAGACTTCATCCACTTTAGTGAAGTC contains:
- a CDS encoding TldD/PmbA family protein, producing the protein MTIDFIKIKDKILSSKFLKGDVFIEETKSTVVKFENSKLISIDKAEKEGIGVRIIKDSRVGFSSSNDFTKVDEVFEKAIDVSKYGEELDITFPKQPSYVLPIKVYDTSLENVNERDIVEFGEEIIGTIKEINPNIEVNLNIEKSFIKKTIINSSGLDLTLSKSIWGIEIAGVYVNDDESLLWLYDSKYTTRYDIDFSSMVSYLQNIFVFSNKDRGSINSGKYTVIFAPNALQTLINILCISLNGENVYRGISPVRDSIGEKIFSEKFSLIDSPHLDWAINSQPFDDEGVITNYNEIISNGVLKSFVNDLRTAYLQGQVSTGNGFRTYSSLPKPSFSNIIVPKGDNNLREMISSIDKGLIVYNVLGGGQSNVNAGEFSVNVETGLVVENGKILGRVKDVMIFGNVFDLFKAVISVSKETKAEHNAILPYIMFGDVNVASKNA
- a CDS encoding TrkA C-terminal domain-containing protein, with product MKVFLIGEGDIVDIIVEEFIKNNVDVYLVSSEPHPSLTESYEKVEDYSKLDENFFREKEVDSFDKCIIALREEKILEMINISSLLAQLGADVLAILPNRKYESIFNKLGINFTVPSYDTAFKTVGEILLKSGPVENVLPFVEDYFVARVNIPPDSKICNKKVSELDLRNKFNISIIVAFRKDYVLLEKGVLKGFEEKIDVKAHTVLTENMSIIIVGPLDGIKKFIDYLYYES
- a CDS encoding ABC transporter permease produces the protein MRNILNVFAILGRAFYEALAYVGELAIFSYSVLKNFFRKPFYKKELLEALVEIGYKSLPIVVTISFFTGMIMTLNVGKSMDNIVKGTSQYIGSGIMLVMIKEFGPVLTAVALISRVGAGITAQISTMKATEQLDALKIMSISPIRFLVVPKVLGMVIMMPFISSIAVVSGVLGGMVMAVIYLDQSVFTYIDKTLFVLRSRHILDMIIKSSILGFFIGIVSCFYGMRSEGGAKGVGVFTTKSVVASVVTIVIIDYIVTYILMMIK